In Stigmatella aurantiaca, one genomic interval encodes:
- a CDS encoding energy transducer TonB produces the protein MTLHPAVSQSMLAARPSRAGLFIGLSVAGHVLLLVIAALYTHLTAQPKVDPNPPVIRATLVRQGKPRDPKLLPRKEQPPPPPKEVKAPPAPTPAPPPPVEKVAVPVPGLKPATPPPAPQKGEATGEDRRKRLFGAFDKTAQKPTEPEELEGAEDGDPDGDSAIAEGERYYALLSTQVRRNYNVADTIPESERLHLKAQVQMRLGRTGEVLETRLVASSGNDLFDSSVLAAVKKASPFSPPPAHLRDALQKQGVVLEFRP, from the coding sequence ATGACCCTGCACCCGGCCGTCTCCCAGAGCATGCTCGCGGCCCGCCCGTCGCGGGCGGGACTGTTCATCGGGCTGTCCGTGGCGGGCCACGTCCTGCTGCTGGTCATTGCCGCCCTCTACACGCACCTGACGGCCCAGCCGAAGGTGGACCCCAACCCCCCGGTCATCCGCGCCACGCTGGTGCGCCAGGGCAAGCCGCGCGACCCCAAGCTGCTGCCCCGCAAGGAGCAGCCCCCGCCGCCGCCCAAGGAAGTCAAAGCGCCGCCCGCCCCAACCCCCGCGCCTCCCCCGCCCGTGGAGAAGGTGGCCGTGCCCGTACCTGGGCTGAAGCCCGCCACGCCGCCCCCCGCGCCCCAGAAGGGCGAGGCCACGGGCGAGGACCGGCGCAAGCGGCTCTTCGGCGCCTTCGACAAGACCGCCCAGAAGCCCACCGAGCCCGAGGAGCTGGAGGGCGCCGAGGATGGAGACCCGGATGGCGACTCGGCCATCGCCGAGGGCGAGCGCTACTACGCGCTCCTGTCCACCCAGGTGCGCCGCAACTACAACGTCGCGGACACCATCCCCGAGTCCGAGCGCCTCCACCTCAAGGCCCAGGTGCAGATGCGCCTGGGCCGTACCGGGGAGGTGCTGGAGACGCGCCTGGTGGCCTCCAGCGGGAATGATCTCTTCGATTCCTCCGTACTGGCCGCGGTGAAGAAGGCCTCTCCGTTCTCGCCGCCCCCCGCCCATCTGCGTGACGCGCTCCAGAAACAGGGCGTCGTCCTGGAGTTCCGTCCATGA
- the tolR gene encoding protein TolR, whose product MGMGGGNKGQGRVTMSEINVTPMVDVMLVLLIIFMVTAPLIQQGVKVNLPEAKAAPVEAAEKKLVLSIDAGRRVFIGDAEVLLEELETKLAANAKAQAEKEVYLHADRDVPYGVVVEVMAAAQRAGITNVGMITDPSAKGTRTDPAPPSPASKGGKKEAKR is encoded by the coding sequence ATGGGCATGGGTGGAGGCAACAAGGGCCAGGGCCGCGTCACCATGAGCGAGATCAACGTCACGCCCATGGTCGACGTGATGCTGGTGCTGCTCATCATCTTCATGGTGACCGCGCCGCTCATCCAGCAGGGCGTCAAGGTCAACCTGCCCGAGGCGAAGGCCGCCCCGGTGGAGGCCGCCGAGAAGAAGCTCGTGCTCTCCATCGACGCCGGCCGGCGCGTCTTCATCGGGGACGCGGAGGTGCTCCTGGAGGAGCTGGAGACAAAGCTGGCCGCCAACGCCAAGGCGCAGGCCGAGAAAGAGGTCTACCTGCACGCGGACCGCGACGTGCCCTACGGCGTCGTCGTGGAGGTCATGGCCGCCGCCCAGCGCGCGGGCATCACCAACGTGGGCATGATTACCGACCCCTCCGCCAAGGGCACCCGCACGGACCCGGCGCCCCCGTCCCCGGCGTCCAAAGGGGGAAAGAAGGAAGCGAAGCGCTAG
- a CDS encoding DPP IV N-terminal domain-containing protein has protein sequence MKALLLSLLLLPLAAFAQAPVIQISGANFRPLPLAYPAPQAVDDGGKKATADFDAPFLFDLRASGLFQVLDRASFTADAKEGITAGSINFARWTDVGAESLVKVQLGAEGGTLRGELRLFNVGSGREDFKASHAVPASEPRQLAHFLADALYRHLTREPSPFLSRIVFVRKARDNRDVWTADWDGHNARALTSGGINLLPALGTDGTVAYTSYRKGQPDLYLQKAGGEAQAIVQNGQMATGVAFSPDGKRIAYAQAQGESTQLYLANTDGSDPKRITDTPYGINSSPTWSPDGKRIAFVSNRGGSPQIYVMNADGTNARRLTFQGNYNQTPDWSPRGDLIAFTARDERNAFDLFTVNVDTGKISRLTQDQGNNEEPVFSPNGRLILFSSTRTGAGQLFVMTAEGNNPLALPMEKGGGLTPDWAP, from the coding sequence ATGAAAGCCCTGCTGCTGTCGCTGCTGCTCCTGCCCCTGGCGGCCTTCGCCCAGGCCCCGGTCATTCAAATCTCCGGCGCCAACTTCCGCCCCCTGCCGCTCGCCTACCCCGCCCCCCAGGCCGTGGATGACGGGGGCAAGAAGGCCACCGCGGACTTTGACGCCCCGTTCCTGTTCGACCTGCGGGCCTCGGGCCTGTTCCAGGTGCTGGACCGCGCCAGCTTCACCGCGGATGCCAAGGAGGGCATCACCGCGGGCAGCATCAACTTCGCGCGCTGGACGGACGTGGGCGCCGAGTCGCTCGTGAAGGTGCAGCTCGGCGCGGAGGGCGGCACGCTGCGCGGCGAGCTGCGCCTGTTCAACGTGGGCTCCGGCCGGGAGGACTTCAAGGCCAGCCACGCCGTGCCCGCCTCCGAGCCCCGGCAGCTCGCGCACTTCCTGGCCGATGCCCTCTACCGCCACCTCACCCGGGAGCCGAGCCCCTTCCTGTCCCGCATCGTGTTCGTGCGCAAGGCGCGCGACAACCGGGACGTGTGGACGGCCGACTGGGATGGCCACAACGCGCGCGCCCTCACCAGCGGCGGCATCAACCTGCTGCCCGCCCTGGGCACCGACGGCACCGTGGCCTACACCTCGTACCGCAAGGGCCAGCCGGACCTCTACCTCCAGAAGGCCGGGGGCGAGGCCCAGGCCATCGTCCAGAACGGGCAGATGGCCACCGGCGTGGCGTTCTCCCCGGATGGCAAGCGCATCGCCTATGCGCAGGCCCAGGGCGAGAGCACGCAGCTCTACCTGGCCAACACGGACGGGAGCGATCCCAAGCGCATCACCGACACCCCCTACGGCATCAACTCCAGCCCCACCTGGTCGCCGGACGGCAAGCGCATCGCCTTCGTGTCCAACCGGGGCGGCTCGCCGCAGATCTACGTGATGAACGCGGATGGGACGAACGCCCGCCGGTTGACCTTCCAGGGCAACTACAACCAGACCCCGGACTGGTCTCCGCGGGGCGATCTCATCGCCTTCACCGCGCGCGATGAGCGCAACGCCTTCGACCTGTTCACGGTGAACGTGGACACCGGCAAGATTTCCCGGCTGACGCAGGACCAGGGCAACAACGAGGAGCCGGTCTTCTCCCCCAACGGGCGCCTCATCCTCTTCAGCTCCACGCGCACCGGGGCGGGCCAGCTCTTCGTGATGACGGCCGAGGGCAACAATCCGCTCGCGCTTCCCATGGAAAAAGGAGGCGGACTCACCCCAGACTGGGCGCCATGA